AAACAACTCACTAATAATTTAGAAATCGAAAATTTAGGAAAAAGTGGATTAACTGTTTATACAACATTGAATACAAAAGTTCAAAATGCAACTCAAATTGCAATTCAAAATTTTGCTGAAGCTTATCAAACTAGAAGAAGTTTTAAAGGTCCAATTAAGCAACATGGAACATCATTTAATCAACATCTAAAAGAATTTATCTCTTCAAAACCTAAAGAAAATGAAGAAGAACGGGCAATAGTAACTTTTATTAATGAAGAAATTCAAGCAGTAGGAATTGTTACTCAAAAAGGCGTCGGGGTCATTTTAGAAGAAGATATTATGTGGGCGCTAAATGCTGATATAAATAAAGAAACTGGAGATACAGATATTAATAATGTTTTGAAAGTTGGAGATGAAATTCATGTACAGAAATTAAATAAAAAAATGCAATCAAGAATTATTAATGATAAAAAATTTATGTTTACTTTGAATTCATTTTTACAATATTTTAATAATCCTTCAAAGGATAGTTTTGCAAGATATACATTAATAGACACAGTTGGAATTGAAGCAGCAGCTATGGTAATGGATTCTAAAACTGGTGAAGTTCTTGCTATGGTAGGTGGTGAACACTTTTTAGTAAGCCAATTTAATCGAGCTACTCAAGCAGAACGCCAAGTAGGAAGTAGTGTAAAACCTCTTTATTATTCTTACGCTATTGATTGTGGTTTTACTCCTGCTTCTAAAATAGATAGTCCAAAGATAGATTTGGACGGTTGGCAGCCTGAAAATTATGGTGGAAAAGAATCGGGTCGAACGACATTAATGCAATCTTTAGCTTTAAGTTACAATATACCAAGTATATTTCTTTATCATGTTATGGGTCCCTCTAAGGTTACTAAGCATTTAACTCGATTTGGTTTTAATTGGCCACTTTCTGATTTAAGTGTGGCATTAGGAGCAGGAACTGCTTCTTTACTTAAAATGGTCCAAGCATATTCCATTTTTCCAAATGCAGGTAAAATGACTTTAGCATATTACATTAATGAAGTAGTAGATAGAAATGGTGAAGTTATTTACTCTGCTAAAAATGAAAAAATATTCCCATTAAAAATTGAGCCTCAATTTCCAGAAGATGCTCCATTTCTTCCTGGAAAAACAATTGAAAAAGAAAATGAAGTGGAAAAATTACAAATGATTTCACCTCAGGCAGCATATGTTACTTTAGATCTTTTACGAACAGCGGTTCATATTGGAACAGGACAAGGTGTGTTAGGTTTGGGAAATTATGTAGGAGGAAAGACAGGTACAACAAATGCAAATACTGATGCATGGTTTTTAGGTATTGCCTCTCAGTTGGTTGGGGGAGTTTGGATTGGATATGATGATAATTCAAAGACACTAGGAACTGGTGGAACTGGTTCAGCAATGGCTGCACCTATTTGGAAAACAATGATGCAAGGCGCAATTAAAAATTACCCTTTAAAAAATTGGACAAGGCCAACTGGAATTCATGAAATAGCTATTGATAAAAATACAGGTGAACGTTCAACAGGTAGCGATGCAATTGGTGTATTTATTATAGATGGAACAGAAACAGGTGGAAGTTACTTTAAAGAAGCTCTGGATGATGGAAGCAATCCTATTAATAATCAACAAGAAATAAGTAATCAAAATTTGGATAAATCTAAGCATAATTAATTTTTATAATGTTTTTTGATTAAATGATAAATACTTGCGTGTAACTGAGTATTAGCAGCAATTATTCCTCGATCTTGCAAAGGACAAAAATCATTTGAGTGAAAATTAGTAACTTTTCCTCCAGCTTCAGTAATGAGTAATGCTCCAGCGGCTGTATCCCATGGAGCTAAAGGTGTTTCATAAAATCCTTGAAACATTCCTTTTGCAGTATGGGCAAGATCGAGTGCAGCTGCTCCATTTACTCTTAATCCTAGTGAAGAATTTTGTATTTCACCTATTGTATTTATTAACGGAGAGAGAGCGTCTCCTTTATTTGAACTAAATCCAGTGCAAATGCTTGCCATTTTTAATTCTTCCAGGAGTGAAATCTGCATTTTTTGTCCATTACAGAATGCTCCTTTTCCTTTTTCTGCGAAAAATACCGTTTTTGTAGTTGGATGATAAATTGTAGCTAATTGACATTGAAAGCGTTGATTTTTAATAAAACCAAATGCTATTGATATGCAATAATAAGGGTTTCCTTTTGAAAAATTGGTAGTACCATCTAAAGGATCGATAATCCATAAAGGATCAAAATCAGCTTTATTTTCACACTCTGTCATCCCAGATTCTTCTGCTAAAATACTATGAAAGGGAAAATTTTTCAGAATTTCGGCTTTAATTGCATTTTCTGAGTGGAGATCAGCTTCAGTAACAATTCCTTGATTATTGCCTTTTTCAATGATTTTTATCTGTTTTGTAAAATATTCTAGAGTAATTTCTCCTGCTTGTTGTGCAAGATGGGTTATAAAAGCTTTTGTGGGTAGAGGTGAGCTCATTATTTCTCCTGTAATTAAAATATGGTTTCTCTAATGAGATAACCGTGCTACCTTTTTCTAAAGGTAGCTTCTCTATCTGGTAATATATATTGCCTGTAAAAAGGAGTCGTCCTTTCATATTATAAAAATAAAAAGGTTTTAAAATGCATTGGTCAATATACACAATTTGTGGAGCGTCATTCATAGGTTTGACTTGTGGGTTCTTTCTAGCAAAAGCATTTGCCCGTCGCTCTTTAGGGAATATTACTGAAATTCCTGTAAAAGAAAATATGGAAGCTATTTTGAAAAGTGCCGAAGTACAACGAAAAATGATACTTGAAGAAGCATTAATTGCAACAAAAGAACAGTATCAGGCAGATGCTGAGCAATTAGAAAATGAACGCGAAATTTTGCTAGCACATCAAGAAATTTATGAGCAAGAATTGAATGAAAAACAATCTGAATTAGATAGATTAGCTAATGAGTTAGATAAAAAAGAAGAAACAATTGCAAAGAAAAAAAGTGAGGTAGAACATTCTTTAGAGAATATTAAACTTTTGGAAAAAAATAATATCGAAATTAGTCATAATTATCAATCCTTACTTGAAAATAAAGTAGGAAAGAATAAAAAAGATTTATTTCATGATTTATCTGAAGAGTTAGTTGCTGCTGAGAAATTGGGAATATCTAAATGGCTTATGGATAATTCTGAGTTTTTAAAAAATGAGTCACAAAGGCTAGCAAGGGAAACTCTAAACTCGGTTTACTTAAGATATCAACCAAATTTTATTTGGCCTAAATCTTCTTTTATTGTTCCAGTAAACTCCAAAGATATTCTTACAAAATATTTTCATGAAGAATCACCTATTGTACGCTCCCTCATAGGTGGTACTGAATCTTCAATAAGTGTTTTAAACTTTAATGAAGATATGCCTTCTGTCTTAAAAATTGCTGGCGGCTCTGGTGTTGATAAAGAAGTCATCCGCCTAACCTTAGAAGAAATTCTAAACAAAGATATATTTTCTGAAGATAAAATCCAAAATATTTTTGACCGGAATCGGAAAAATATTGATAGATATATTTTAAGAATTGGTGAAGACGCTATAAAAAGTCTTGGACTTGCTAACGATATGCATCCAGAAATTTTAAAATTAATAGGTTCTTTAAATTATAGAACCAGCCATCGTCAAAATCAGTACTTTCATTCCATAGAAGTTGCTAGATTGGCAGGAATGATCGCTGATGAAATTGGCGTTTCTAATTTACATGCTAAAAGGGCTGGAATTTTACATGATATTGGCAAAGCTTTAGACTATAAAATTGAAGGAAGCCATGCAGTAATAAGTGGAGACTATGCAATTCGCTATGGTGAAAAAGAAGACGTTGTAGATACAGTGTTAGCTCATCATGACGATAAAATAGTAGAAACACCATTTGCTTATATTTTAAAGGCTGCTGACGCACTATCTGGAGCAAGGCCTGGTGCTAGAGTGGATATGGAAGAAGGTTATCACAGAAGAATTGATGGTATTTCAGGAGTTGTAAACAGTTTCCAAGAACAAGGAGTGACTGGCTCTGCAATTATGCATGCTGGACGTGAAGTTCATGTGTTTGTTGATAATAATAAAGTGAAACAAACAGAAATAAATGGTTTAGCAGAGGGAATAGCTAAAAAACTTGAAGAAGAAGTAGAATTTCCTGGACAAATAAGAGTTACTGTTATTAGACGTACTGAAATTACGGAAGTGGCTTAGAAAACTTAGTAGTAAAATAAGGTTCAGCAAGTAAAATAGCTAAGGCCGATAAAGAGTGCTGTATTTGTCCTGAACGAACCATTTTCACAACATCCTGAAAATCAATAAAATGTAATTTAATATTTTCAAATGGATCATTATGATTGTTTGGTTCAGATAATGGCTGAACATCAAATGCAATAAAATACGTTACTTTATTGCTTTGTAATGCTGGATTGGGAAAAAATTTAGGTAACGAAAGAATTCTTTGACTTGTGAGTCCTGTTTCTTCTTCTAATTCTCGAAGAGCAGCAAGAGTGCTATCTTTTTCAGATCTTTCAACAGCACCACCAGGAACTTCGAGAGTAAAAGAATTTGTTCCAAAACGATGCTGCTCAACTAAAACAACCTGACCTGAAGCTGTAATAGGAACGATATTGACCCAATCAGCGCAATTAAATGTATAAACATTTAATTTATTTTTATGGTCTTTCGTGCTTGCAACCCTTGAATTCACTTCAAAAATACTGCATTGAAATACACTTTTTTCATCAGTTAGTTCAAATGGCTCTAGTATTAAGTCAGCTTGTTTGGAGTTAGACATAACGTTTTGCCATTGAATCTAATGGAATTGCTTTAATTTTTGAAGCTTGACCAGCTTGACCAAATTCAACCATTCTTTGCGCACAAACTTTTTTCATTGCATCACGTGCAGGAACCATATATTTTCTTAAATCAAATTCTGATGGGTTTGTGCTTAAAAGTTTGCGAATAGCTGCAGTCATCGCAAGTCTGTTATCAGTATCGACATTAATTTTCCGTACGCCATTTTTTATTCCTTCTTGAATTTCTTCAACAGGAACTCCCCAAGTTTCTTTCATTTCTCCACCATATTTCCGAAATTCAGCTTGTAAATCTTGAGGTACTGAACTCGATCCATGCATTACTAGGTGAGTATTTGGAAGACGTTTATGGATTTCACGAATTCTATCAATTGCTAAAGTTTTTCCGTCTGGTTTTTTTGTAAATTTATATGCACCATGACTTGTTCCAATTGCGATAGCTAAAGCATCAACTTTTGTTAATTCTACAAATTGTGCAGCTTCTTGTGGATCGGTTAAAAGTTGATCGTGACTTAAAGTTCCTTCAAATCCATGTCCGTCTTCTTTCTCACCTTTTCCAGTTTCAAGAGAACCTAAGCAACCTAATTCACCTTCTACAGATATTCCCATAGAATGGGCTATGCGCACAACATCAGCAGTGATTTTAACATTATATTCAAAATCTGATGGTGTTTTAGCATCTTCTTTTAAACTTCCGTCCATCATGACACTAGTAAAGCCGTTTCGGATTGCAGATAGACAAGTTTGTAAACTATTTCCATGATCTTGATGCATAACGACAGGAATATCTGGATATAATTCGACGGCTCCTAATATTAAATGTCTAAGAAAAACATCATTTGTATAAGAACGAGCACCACGGCTTGCTTGCAAAATGACAGGACTATTTGTTTCTTTTGCTGCTTCCATAATTGCTTGAATTTGTTCTAAATTATTAACATTAAATGCTGCTACACCATAACTATTTTCTGCCGCATGATCGAGTAATTGTCTTAAAGAAATGAGAGCCATTTGAGCCTCCTAATAGAGATAAGTCGAATCCAATTTCCTCATACACTATGTCTATCTGCCTTGCAAAGAGGAAGTTCTTTCTCTGAAAAACTATTAAGAGTATATAAAATCAAAATGTTTCAACGTTTTTTTAGATAAGTTCTAAATTTTAATAATTTACAAAATAAAAAAATGATTAAAATTTGCCTTGAAATTTAATTTTTTATATTATCATCTCAGCGATTACCTGGTTGAACATTAAGGGTATATGAATTGATAAACTTAAAATTGTATGAAATACCCGAATCTAAGCAGATTATAGTCTACCATACGGGAGCTTTAG
The Pigmentibacter ruber genome window above contains:
- a CDS encoding penicillin-binding protein 1A, producing the protein MLKDKLAKLLPLVNFFIKYSKFIIQHYKVLIILIFVLLASFSFYEFKKIKRTLPNLEKLYNYEPALPTVIYSQDGVKIAEIFEERRYPVLINEISPFLKNAFIAAEDAEFYNHHGLDWKGFLRALLHFVTFSNQKQGGSTITQQLAKNVLLTKERTIVRKIKDIIVSNEIENSFSKDKILELYLNTIYLGNGSYGVEAAAQNYFRKNNMKLTLGEAALIAGLTPAPSAYDPNDNFQAAKLRQSYVLERMFKTGMITKNQYERAINENLVYYRAESPNNKIAPYFVEEVKKQLTNNLEIENLGKSGLTVYTTLNTKVQNATQIAIQNFAEAYQTRRSFKGPIKQHGTSFNQHLKEFISSKPKENEEERAIVTFINEEIQAVGIVTQKGVGVILEEDIMWALNADINKETGDTDINNVLKVGDEIHVQKLNKKMQSRIINDKKFMFTLNSFLQYFNNPSKDSFARYTLIDTVGIEAAAMVMDSKTGEVLAMVGGEHFLVSQFNRATQAERQVGSSVKPLYYSYAIDCGFTPASKIDSPKIDLDGWQPENYGGKESGRTTLMQSLALSYNIPSIFLYHVMGPSKVTKHLTRFGFNWPLSDLSVALGAGTASLLKMVQAYSIFPNAGKMTLAYYINEVVDRNGEVIYSAKNEKIFPLKIEPQFPEDAPFLPGKTIEKENEVEKLQMISPQAAYVTLDLLRTAVHIGTGQGVLGLGNYVGGKTGTTNANTDAWFLGIASQLVGGVWIGYDDNSKTLGTGGTGSAMAAPIWKTMMQGAIKNYPLKNWTRPTGIHEIAIDKNTGERSTGSDAIGVFIIDGTETGGSYFKEALDDGSNPINNQQEISNQNLDKSKHN
- a CDS encoding NUDIX hydrolase, which translates into the protein MSNSKQADLILEPFELTDEKSVFQCSIFEVNSRVASTKDHKNKLNVYTFNCADWVNIVPITASGQVVLVEQHRFGTNSFTLEVPGGAVERSEKDSTLAALRELEEETGLTSQRILSLPKFFPNPALQSNKVTYFIAFDVQPLSEPNNHNDPFENIKLHFIDFQDVVKMVRSGQIQHSLSALAILLAEPYFTTKFSKPLP
- a CDS encoding inositol monophosphatase family protein translates to MSSPLPTKAFITHLAQQAGEITLEYFTKQIKIIEKGNNQGIVTEADLHSENAIKAEILKNFPFHSILAEESGMTECENKADFDPLWIIDPLDGTTNFSKGNPYYCISIAFGFIKNQRFQCQLATIYHPTTKTVFFAEKGKGAFCNGQKMQISLLEELKMASICTGFSSNKGDALSPLINTIGEIQNSSLGLRVNGAAALDLAHTAKGMFQGFYETPLAPWDTAAGALLITEAGGKVTNFHSNDFCPLQDRGIIAANTQLHASIYHLIKKHYKN
- a CDS encoding HD domain-containing protein, with the translated sequence MHWSIYTICGASFIGLTCGFFLAKAFARRSLGNITEIPVKENMEAILKSAEVQRKMILEEALIATKEQYQADAEQLENEREILLAHQEIYEQELNEKQSELDRLANELDKKEETIAKKKSEVEHSLENIKLLEKNNIEISHNYQSLLENKVGKNKKDLFHDLSEELVAAEKLGISKWLMDNSEFLKNESQRLARETLNSVYLRYQPNFIWPKSSFIVPVNSKDILTKYFHEESPIVRSLIGGTESSISVLNFNEDMPSVLKIAGGSGVDKEVIRLTLEEILNKDIFSEDKIQNIFDRNRKNIDRYILRIGEDAIKSLGLANDMHPEILKLIGSLNYRTSHRQNQYFHSIEVARLAGMIADEIGVSNLHAKRAGILHDIGKALDYKIEGSHAVISGDYAIRYGEKEDVVDTVLAHHDDKIVETPFAYILKAADALSGARPGARVDMEEGYHRRIDGISGVVNSFQEQGVTGSAIMHAGREVHVFVDNNKVKQTEINGLAEGIAKKLEEEVEFPGQIRVTVIRRTEITEVA
- the fba gene encoding class II fructose-bisphosphate aldolase (catalyzes the reversible aldol condensation of dihydroxyacetonephosphate and glyceraldehyde 3-phosphate in the Calvin cycle, glycolysis, and/or gluconeogenesis), which translates into the protein MALISLRQLLDHAAENSYGVAAFNVNNLEQIQAIMEAAKETNSPVILQASRGARSYTNDVFLRHLILGAVELYPDIPVVMHQDHGNSLQTCLSAIRNGFTSVMMDGSLKEDAKTPSDFEYNVKITADVVRIAHSMGISVEGELGCLGSLETGKGEKEDGHGFEGTLSHDQLLTDPQEAAQFVELTKVDALAIAIGTSHGAYKFTKKPDGKTLAIDRIREIHKRLPNTHLVMHGSSSVPQDLQAEFRKYGGEMKETWGVPVEEIQEGIKNGVRKINVDTDNRLAMTAAIRKLLSTNPSEFDLRKYMVPARDAMKKVCAQRMVEFGQAGQASKIKAIPLDSMAKRYV